TAGCGGACATTATAAAAAAAATGCCAGAAGTCATAGAAGTCGTGATTGGCATGAATACGCTCAGCGTATTTACGGTTTCATTGACCCTGACTGAGCTCAGAAATGTAGAACAGGCGTTATCTGAGCTACTGAATGACATGCCTTCAAAAACCATAGAGGGCAAGCATGTCGAAATCCCTGTGCATTACGGTGGCAAGTACGGCCCTGATCTTGCTGCCATGTCGAATGATTTGAACCTCTCGGTTGAAGACGTTGTCAATCTGCATACGGAGGCGACTTATACCGTGTATTTCATTGGTTTTCAGCCAGGATTTCCTTATCTTGGCGGCTTATCAGAATCCTTGTATTTCCCAAGACATGCCATACCTCGAACGCAAGTACCAGCAGGCTCAGTCGGTATAGGCGGCGAGCAAACGGGGGTTTATCCTTTTGAGTCGCCAGGCGGTTGGCAACTATTGGGACAAACCGATACCTCATTATTTGATTTAACCAAAGACTCTCCGACGCTGCTTAACGCAGGCGATACTTTGAAGTTTACAGCGATTGATATTCATGAGTAAATTTAATCCAAAATAGAAATGGCAAATACAGTCATCAGGTTCTACTGGAATAAATTTTTCTTACTGGCTGTGCCTACGCCGACAGAGGTGACAAAAAATTAGTTCCATTCTCGCTATGCCTTTTTTATATTGGACTGACTCTAGCTATAAAGATAGTACGAATAAAAAATATAAACAAATAGGTGGTATCAATGAAAATTTTAGCCGCAAGCGCCCTTGCTAGTATCCAAGATTCAGGACGATTGGGCTACCGAAGCATGGGCGTGGGTAGAAACGGAGCGATGGATAGCTGGTCGCTACAAGCTGGTAACGCTTTAATAAAAAATGAGCTTAATGAGCCAGCAATTGAAATTTCTTTAGGTAATTTGACTATAGAATTTGAAGAAGACGTCAGTTTTTGCCTAACAGGCGCATTATATGAAGCATATTTAGATGACAAACGCATTCCTTGCTATTGGCGTATCAATGCAAAAGCCAATCAAACGCTCAAACTGGTACGTCCGCTACAAGGTATGTATACCTATCTATGTGTACATGGTGGCTTTGATATTGAACCAGTCTTAGAGTCGACCAGTACCAATACCAAAGCGGGTTTTGGTGGATTTGAAGGTAGGTATCTTAAAGCCGATGACACTTTAAATGTAAAAGTCGCTTCACACTTACCCGTCATTGGCGTGGCTCGCCTGACACCAACTCAAATGATTAGAGTCATAAAAAGTAGCGAGTATGAGTGTTTTACCGCTGCTTCCCAAGAAGCGTTTGAGACACAAGCGTGGAAGCTGCAAACTAACAGCAATCGTATGGGCTATCGCTTGGCAGGAGAATCAGCGCTTGAGTTTGCTGAGCCTGTAGAGATGAGTTCGCACGGCGTAGATATTGGTATGATTCAAGTACCACCGCAAGGGCAACCCATTGTTTTGATGGCAGATGGGCAGACGACAGGAGGCTATCCCAAAATTGCTACCGTCATCAATGCAGACATAGGAATGATGGCACAAATTCGGTTCGGTAAAGCGTGTCAGTTTACGCTCGTAGGTTTAGAACAAGCATTGCATGAACAACAAAAAAGACACCACTATATTAAGCAAATTAAGGAATATGCTGATGAAAATTGATTTAAATGCCGATGTCGCTGAAGGCTGTGGGCAAGATGATAAATTATTAACCATCGTCAGCTCGGCGAATGTCTGCTGCGGTCTTCACGCGGGTTCTTATGATGAGATGCTGGCGACCTTGCAATTGGCCAAAGCAAACAATGTAAGAGTAGGCGCGCATCCGGGACTGAACGATAGAGAAAACTTTGGCCGTACCAATCAGAGCTTGAATGAAGCCAGTTACCGAGCTTTGTTATCCTATCAACTGGGGGCAACCAAAGCACTCTGTGATTTGGTTGGTGTGCCTTTGGAGTATGTCAAACCCCATGGTGCACTGTATAACCAAGCAGCGGTTGATGAGGCGTTGTCAGATATCTTGGTGAGTGAAATCAAACGCTTCGACCCAAACTTAAAAGTGATGGGTTTGTCGGGTGGTCATCTTGTCAAATCAGCAAAAAATCATGGTTTAGTGTCAATATCAGAAGTGTTCGCCGATCGCAACTATGAGGAAGATGGCTCATTGGTCTCCCGTAGTAAAGACAATGCATTGATCACTGATACCAATGAAGCAATCAATCATGTATTACAGATGATTACGGAGGGGACTGTTACCAGTGTAAGCGGCAAAAAAATCCCAGTAGAGGCGCAAAGTATCTGTTTACATGGTGATGGGGAACATGCCATTTTATTTGCTCAAGAGATTAAAAAACAACTAGAGATCAAAGGTATTAAGATATCCGCTCAATAGTAATTTGAATCGACTTATTTTGTATAACACAAGGATGTTCATGAGTACCTTAAAAAAACATAATACCGCCATTTTGGGCGCGGCCTTTTTGATGGCCACATCAGCTGTCGGACCAGGGTTTTTGACCCAAACGGCTACCTTTACCGAAAGTCTGATGGCAAGTTTTGGTTTTGTTATTCTAATATCTATTATCATGGATATTGGCGTACAGCTTAATGTTTGGCGCATTGTCGCTGTCTCTAGAAAACGGGCACAGGAAATTGCCAACTTAGTATTCCCAGGCGTCGGTTACTTGCTTGCATTTTTAATTATTGCAGGCGGGCTTGCTTTTAACATTGGTAACATTGGCGGTGCAGGTCTTGGCATGCAGTCTATGTTCAATATCTCGCCTATCACTGGGGCATTGATCAGTGGTGTCGTCGCAGTAGCCATATTCTTAGGCAAAGAAGCCGGCCCCATGATGGATAAGTTTGCTCAGCTGATGGGCTTTATTCTTATTGTATTGATCATTTATGTGGTGTTCAAATCTGACCCACCATTGGCTGAAGCTGTTACCAAAACCATCATGCCCGACAAGATTGATGCAGTGGCTATCGTTACTTTGGTCGGCGGTACGGTTGGCGGTTATATTACGTTTTCAGGTGCACACCGCTTATTAGAAGCAGGCGTGAGTGGAGAAGAAAATCTGGGCGCAGTGACGCGAAGTTCAGTGTCTGGTATTTTGATTGCTTCTGTTATTCGTGTGTTCTTGTTTCTTGCCGTTTTAGGTGTGGTGTCTCAGGGTTTTACCTTGAATCCGGCAAACCCAGCTATGTCGCCTTTTGAATATATATTAGGCAATGCAGGTAAGGTGATTTTTGGTATGGTCATTTGGGCCGCCTCCGTGACTTCTGTCATTGGTGCTGCTTATACTTCTGTGTCTTTTATGACCAATTTTCATCCGTTTATTGAAACGTACAAACGCTATTTTATTATTGGCTTTATCGTCATCTCAACGCTGGTGTTTGCCACTATCGGTAAGCCTGCTCAAGTACTGGTATTGGTCGGTACTTTAAATGGTTTGGTATTGCCTATTGCAATGGTCATTATTCTTATCGCTGCTTATAGAAAAAACATCGTCGGTAACTACAAGCATCCTATTTGGATTGCCGCATTTGGTTGGTTGATTGCCATTGTCATGAGTATTCTAAGCGTGATGACGATCGCTAAATATCTTGGTATGAGTTGATAATTAATTAAGGAATTTATGATGGATATAGAGCAAATAGCGCGTGTGGTTAAGCTGGTTGAGCGCAGTCAGTTGCACGAAATAACAATTGCGAATAACGGGCAATCTATTAAAGTGGTTAACAATATAGACTCACAGAACAGTGCTAATCCGCTAGAAGCTATGCCGACTCAAGAGCTTGAACAGAAAGACAGTAAACCATTACAAGTATGTGCAACTCATGTGGGAAAAGTTTACTTAAGTGAAGATGATACAACTGACCAGCTGGTAAATGAAGGAGATAGTATCGAAAAAGGTCAGACGATCTGTTTCATTGAGGAGTTGACTCGTTTGCTTCCTGTTATCAGTGATAAAACAGGTATTATTGACACCATCTTAGTTAAAAATGGACAAAACATCGAATATGGTCAGCCTATTTTAAAATTAACAAGCAGTACATAGCGTGTATGGATTAACTTAGCATTCAGCCAGCAGCTTATTGATTTTTCACTTGGCGGTATCTTGTCTTTATATGGGCTTGGTACCGTCATTTTTATGGGCAGTGACTAAAGGTTTCATTATTAAGAAATGCCGAGAAAACTGGTAAATATCTGCTGTTAGAATCACAACACTTTCATAACAATGGCTGCTATGACGACAGATAAAATAGAACACGTATCTAAAACTGAAACCATAATTCAAACAATAAGGACGGTTTATGACTATGCATAAAACTATTTTAATCACTGGTAGCACGGACGGCATTGGCAAATTAGCTGCTTTAAAACTGGCAGAAGCGGGGCATCAAGTGTACCTGCATGGCCGTGATGCGGACAAACTGGCCAGTGTGATTACTGAAGTCCAAGCAGTAGCGACAGGTGAAGCATTAGATAGAGTTGGTGGGTTTGTAGCGGATTTCTCTGATTTAACTGCTGTACTTAAGATGGCATCCGACGTGAATGAAAAGTTGCCAAAGCTGGATGTCTTGATAAACAATGCAGGAATTTATACCACATCAGCTGCAACGACCAAAGATGATTTGGACATACGCTTTGTGATCAATTACCTAGCACCTTATGAGCTGACCAATACGCTATTACCGTTACTCAAGCAGTCTAGTAAAGCACGCATCATCAATCTAAGCTCAGCTGCCCAAACGCCGATATCATATGAGGCATTTGCAGGACAAGCCAGCTTGGAGGATAAAACTGCCTATGCGCAAAGTAAGCTGGCACTCACGATGTGGAGTATGGCCTTGGCTGACAAGATTGCCAGCGATGATATCAATGTGATTGCTGTGAATCCAGGTTCCCTTCTCAATACCAAGATGGTTGATGAAGCGTATGGTCAGTACTGGTCATCAGCAGACAAAGGCGCAAATATCTTAACGGAACTGGCAATCTCAGATGAGTTTGCTAATGACACGGGTAAATACTTTGATAACGATATCAAAGATGGCATACAAGGTGATGTAAGAGGCGAGTTTGGAAAACCGCATGCTGATGCTTTGAATAAAGAAGCCATTGCAAAGCTTGAGAAGCATACAGAGCAGGTCTTGCAATCGTTATATTAACCATAACTCATTTCATAAGAAGCTTCACTTAAGCTAATTAATGTCCAGATAAAGACGCTACTGACGCTATTTATTATTAGGAATAAAAACAATGCAAAATCAGACAATAAAAGCCATTGGTTATAAAGACAATTTCGCTATCGATAATGAACAAGCACTACAAGACATTACCCTTGATAAACCGACTGCTACAGGCCATGATATTTTGGTAGAGGTCAAAGCCATATCTGTAAACCCCGTAGATTATAAAATCCGTCAGTCACGTCCTGCACCAGAGGGTGAGTATGCGGTGATTGGCTGGGACGCGGCGGGTATCGTGACGGCTGTCGGCGATGAGGTCAGCTTGTTCTCAGTAGGAGATAAGGTGTATTACGCTGGTGATTTGACCCGTTCAGGTAGCAATGCTGAATATCAACTGGTTGATGAGCGTATCGTTGGGCACATGCCATCATCGCTATCTTTTGCAGAAGCTGCGGCATTACCACTCACCACGATTACGGCTTGGGAGATGTTGTTTGAACGCCTGCAAGTGCCTGTTACCAATAGCTCGACAGATAAAAATGGTAGTGATGAGCGTGATAATGACGTCTCGGTATTGGTCATTGGTGCAGCAGGCGGCGTAGGTT
This is a stretch of genomic DNA from Psychrobacter alimentarius. It encodes these proteins:
- the pxpB gene encoding 5-oxoprolinase subunit PxpB, yielding MEIQWQICSETNLALFFPKPVTLDKQRQCWALADIIKKMPEVIEVVIGMNTLSVFTVSLTLTELRNVEQALSELLNDMPSKTIEGKHVEIPVHYGGKYGPDLAAMSNDLNLSVEDVVNLHTEATYTVYFIGFQPGFPYLGGLSESLYFPRHAIPRTQVPAGSVGIGGEQTGVYPFESPGGWQLLGQTDTSLFDLTKDSPTLLNAGDTLKFTAIDIHE
- a CDS encoding biotin-dependent carboxyltransferase family protein, with protein sequence MKILAASALASIQDSGRLGYRSMGVGRNGAMDSWSLQAGNALIKNELNEPAIEISLGNLTIEFEEDVSFCLTGALYEAYLDDKRIPCYWRINAKANQTLKLVRPLQGMYTYLCVHGGFDIEPVLESTSTNTKAGFGGFEGRYLKADDTLNVKVASHLPVIGVARLTPTQMIRVIKSSEYECFTAASQEAFETQAWKLQTNSNRMGYRLAGESALEFAEPVEMSSHGVDIGMIQVPPQGQPIVLMADGQTTGGYPKIATVINADIGMMAQIRFGKACQFTLVGLEQALHEQQKRHHYIKQIKEYADEN
- the pxpA gene encoding 5-oxoprolinase subunit PxpA → MKIDLNADVAEGCGQDDKLLTIVSSANVCCGLHAGSYDEMLATLQLAKANNVRVGAHPGLNDRENFGRTNQSLNEASYRALLSYQLGATKALCDLVGVPLEYVKPHGALYNQAAVDEALSDILVSEIKRFDPNLKVMGLSGGHLVKSAKNHGLVSISEVFADRNYEEDGSLVSRSKDNALITDTNEAINHVLQMITEGTVTSVSGKKIPVEAQSICLHGDGEHAILFAQEIKKQLEIKGIKISAQ
- a CDS encoding NRAMP family divalent metal transporter; translation: MSTLKKHNTAILGAAFLMATSAVGPGFLTQTATFTESLMASFGFVILISIIMDIGVQLNVWRIVAVSRKRAQEIANLVFPGVGYLLAFLIIAGGLAFNIGNIGGAGLGMQSMFNISPITGALISGVVAVAIFLGKEAGPMMDKFAQLMGFILIVLIIYVVFKSDPPLAEAVTKTIMPDKIDAVAIVTLVGGTVGGYITFSGAHRLLEAGVSGEENLGAVTRSSVSGILIASVIRVFLFLAVLGVVSQGFTLNPANPAMSPFEYILGNAGKVIFGMVIWAASVTSVIGAAYTSVSFMTNFHPFIETYKRYFIIGFIVISTLVFATIGKPAQVLVLVGTLNGLVLPIAMVIILIAAYRKNIVGNYKHPIWIAAFGWLIAIVMSILSVMTIAKYLGMS
- a CDS encoding acetyl-CoA carboxylase biotin carboxyl carrier protein, translated to MMDIEQIARVVKLVERSQLHEITIANNGQSIKVVNNIDSQNSANPLEAMPTQELEQKDSKPLQVCATHVGKVYLSEDDTTDQLVNEGDSIEKGQTICFIEELTRLLPVISDKTGIIDTILVKNGQNIEYGQPILKLTSST
- a CDS encoding SDR family NAD(P)-dependent oxidoreductase, with translation MTMHKTILITGSTDGIGKLAALKLAEAGHQVYLHGRDADKLASVITEVQAVATGEALDRVGGFVADFSDLTAVLKMASDVNEKLPKLDVLINNAGIYTTSAATTKDDLDIRFVINYLAPYELTNTLLPLLKQSSKARIINLSSAAQTPISYEAFAGQASLEDKTAYAQSKLALTMWSMALADKIASDDINVIAVNPGSLLNTKMVDEAYGQYWSSADKGANILTELAISDEFANDTGKYFDNDIKDGIQGDVRGEFGKPHADALNKEAIAKLEKHTEQVLQSLY